Genomic DNA from Salvia miltiorrhiza cultivar Shanhuang (shh) chromosome 1, IMPLAD_Smil_shh, whole genome shotgun sequence:
TGATAGGATGAGAGCCTATTATGATCAGATGCAGCAGATCAAGGAAAAATTTGAAGAATTTGAAATAGTACAAGTTCCCCGAGAGGAAAACCGAAACGTTGATCTTTTAGCGAGGATGGCCAGCGCCGTCGAGCAATCATGGAACGATGAAATTACACTCTTGGTCGAGCCAAAGAAGGGTTAAGACGGCGCCGACGCAGGGCCGCCCCGATTTAGGCGACGCAGACAAAAGTTCGTCCCGATTAAGTCGACACAGATGAAGGCTCGCCCCGATAAAGTCGGCGCAGACGAATAATGGAAGCAACTAGCGTCGAAGCTTGGGAAGACCACATGTTCAGCATAAAGCTGCAAAGTAGTTAGGAAAGTTTGTTAGTAGATAGAGGATCATTCACGAACACCGCATGTGGAGCACGTGAATGACCTGTAAAGTCTTTTTTACCCTTCACCCTAATGTAACTCTATAAATACTCCTTGTAACCCATTATAATACACACACAAATATTTTAAGGAATTCATCTGCAAGTTTAAAGCAAGTTTTTCTCTCATATCGCTACACAGGTTAATCCGATCTCCTTTTCCGATTTATTTAGATCTAGGTTTGAATGTTGAGCTTCACCAaacctcaacttaacaaacttgtgaaatcgaacatgaagtaagccacgatcgtgtggacgtttactcacatcctcaatcactttgtcttgagaccgcttgtggaggtctatataattttaagaataaaaattatttaataataaccacaatctaacactgaaattaaattctcgaatttgacatacacactaggaccatgccgcattcaatttaatttcttagttatcttatttaattccatcctctaaagtactcgtgaaaaattatacgagtaagccacgattgtgtggacgtttaccgcataactcccactacttaaatggatttaaatattttaatagaaatctcaacttgacaagcttgtgaaatcaaacatgaagtaagccacgatcgtgtggacgtttactcatattgtcaatcactttgtcttgagaccgtttgtggaaaaaattaaataattttaatcatctataaaattattaatagcttagtctttttctttcaaaaggtttgataatgctcaaacacataatcctaaacatgctcatctagaacgcaacatgtaaaacatgctcgtagaattctaaaacatgcttaagaaaaaacgataaacctagcatgcttgtctaagcgcagttaaaaaaacacatattaacaagcaaagacaaaaacagcatgcaaagagcataaaagattaacaccacgacatgcaaagaacagaacaaaaacaataaagttcttcgtgacccattcgtggaatcccaatacTAAACTATTACATTTTGTTAACAAAtgtaaaactcggcccgaacagctccatcaggcccgtaaagggaattagggtttgggccccctagggtttgagaatcacgccacctagggtttgcggcagcagcagccccgGCGCGGAGTCCCGGCGTGAGCAGCAGCAGCCTGGCGCGCAGCAGCAGCAACCCGGCGCGCAGCAGCAGTAGCCCGGCGCGCAACAGCAGCCTGGCGCGTAGACCCAGCGCGCAGCAGCAGCCTGGCGCACAGACGCGGCGCGCAGCAGCAGCTGCCCAGCGCGCAGCCCCGGCGCGCAATAGCAGCAACCCGGCGCGCAGCCCCGGCGCGCAACAGCAGCAACCCGGcgggcagcagcagcagcccgtcCCGGTAGTGTGTGCGCGCGCCGTGGCGCACGGGGCTCGTGCAGTGCGCAGCCCTTCGTGCCCTCGGTGCCCACCTCCTCCTGGCTCTCTCCAACCTCCGttcattcgatgttgattcgtcgtcgtcttcgtctcgattttcaacaattacagattacaacggaaaaacaaatacaatttgaaatcctaatccaaccacggattttctcgtggtgaaaaacgattacaacatCAAAatgacgtatcccacgaatcaacaagccacgaagaacaacagcagataaaaacaacgcatattattaatcgtacataaattaataatagagccaagaaattaatcatgggctctgataccaattgaaggaatattaaactgaattaatactctaattgcccgaagatcgtttcttggattattattaatttatcatacaacgattaatcacTAACATGCACCCATGAATTTAATGTTATTtggtagtgtagaaaatagaatgaCGATAAATGTAAGGATGCAGAACCGAGGCGAGAATAAATTCTCTCTTCGTAAGGCAAAATTAGTTCCGCTCTGTGCTCGTGGATCTacagtaattgcccccaagatacaacggtttagggatgatagacgagtccttagcactaggagTTCGCTATTCGGTCGAACGGCTTGATACTCGGGACTgagtatgtaaactaaactaatatgacaaattaattatctgaatttgttggtgtgtttaatctcattctggagGGTCCTAGTCATAGTAGTCCATGGGTTTCCTTGAACTGACGtgactgtttggccaaacaggaggtccgaactggcgtgtctcttcggtcctcaaCCGCTGCCACGTGCCCTGTTAGGACAAACAGATCTGAaccatcgtgtctcttcggtccttaACCATCACCATTTgcactgtttgggcaaacaggtggtccgaaccatggatatctttgggcattaattactcattcaattctttacagatttgaacaagtaaatataccaaattaatctactcaacatgtagattccaaaaatatcatttaatatcattaattacaaagtaatcaTGACATTAAATAAGCTATTTATTcaaacaatcccccacatgaatgatgattaatgcaaatgcaaataCTAAGTCCCGACGACCTATTATTGCATCAGGATAGGTAGTTGTTAGCTTTGAACCTTCCTTAGTGTAATGCCATCGGATTTACTTGTTGCTCGGTGAACGCGATGTCTTGAACCGGTCAACTTTTGCGTAAACCAAGTCAACAGCATACACACAATAATAGATCTAATATCTTTCGTTCTTACGTTGTGTCCATTTCTGGCCTTGGACCATTTCTTTGATTCACAAATGTTATCGATAATTTGAAGTGGCCCCACTTCTTCACTTGTATAGGTGATCTCCTATAAAGAGTATCTTGCCATACTCCACCTAATAAGgctataggaatcattaaaagcttttgacggcttaccctttaccacaagctgcaagctttgcacttgagcagctatgagaatggattttgaaagtttcaagtgctcaacttgaactttcataatttagttgtctcattgaaccatgttcttgggatctccagtcatcatggttgagttaccactatgaaagttcttaacgtgtggattttaatcccattccccttactgcgttatacaattgatcacggttaatacctttagtaaatggatccgcaatattgtcttttgactttacatagtcaatgcacattattcttgtagtgatcaattgtctaacggtattatgtcttcgacgaatatgtcgagatttaccgttatacaaactatTCTTTGCTCTCCCTATGACAGCCATGCTATCGTAATGTATCATAACAGGAGGCAAAGGTTTTTCCCAACAGggaatatcttctaagaagtttcttaaccattcggcttcttcgccggctttgtctaaagcaataaattccgattccattgtagatcgggctatacatgtttgcttagaaGATTTCCATGATATTGCTCCTCCACCAATGGTAAATACAAACCCACTTGTGGATTTAGAGTATTTAGTGTCGGATATCCAATTGGCATCACAATACCCTTCCAAAACTGCGGGATATCTCGAATAGTGTATACTATGAGATATTGTGTGTTTTAAGTATCTCAACACTCTTATCAATGCGGTCCAATGATCCTTTCTGGGATTACTTGTAAACCGACTCAATTTGCTAATAGAATATGCTATGTTCGGCCTTGTACAATTTGATAAGTACATTAGGCTTCCAATAATTCTAGCATAGTCCGATTGTGATACGGGTTCTCCTCGATttttggctaagtgtatacttaAGTCAACAGGTGTTTTAGCCGGAGGTAGATCgaaagctttgaatttcttaagcACATTCTCAACATAGTAAGATTGTGATAAGACTATTCCTTCGGGTGTTCTAAGGATCTTAATTCCTAGAATCACATCCGCTaatcccatatctttcatgtcaaagttaTTCTTTAACATTTCCTTAGTTTCTACGATGATTTTATTATTGCTACCCATaattagcatatcatcaacgtagAGACAGACAACGACAAAGTTGTCGGATGTTCCTTTGATGTACACACATTTATCACATTTATTGATTTTAAATCCATTTGACATCATTGCTTGGTCAAATTTCTCATGCCattgtttgggagcttgtttaAGTGTTTAAGTCCATACAAAGACTTGACAGGTTTACAAACTTTGTTTTCTTGGCCGGGAATCACGAACCCTTCGGGttgttccatatatatctcatcttctaaatctccatttagaaatgccgtttttacatccatttggtgtatctCAAGATTATATAATGCGGCTATAGCAAGTAGCATTCTAATGGATGTAATTCGAGTGACTGGAGAGTATGTATCAAAGTAATCATACCCTTCCTTTTGTTTGTAGCCTTTAACTACCAAACGTGCTTTGTACttatcaatagatccatcggctttatatttcttcttaagAATCCACTTGCAACCCAAAGGTTTATTTCCCGGAGGAAGATCAACAATATGCCAAGTGTGATTGGATAAGATTGACTCGATTTCACTATTGATAGCTTCACGCCATAGATCGGCATCAGGACCAGACAATGCTTCCTTGATTGTCTTTGGTTCATCTTCTAAAGTATAAACTACGAAATCCGAACCAAAGGTTTTCGCAGTCTTTGTTTGCTTTCCGCGTCTTGGTTGCGGTGTTGGTCCATTATCCTTAAGCGAAATTTCATCATAAGTTCTCTTTTTTGAACTTGtatcattcttctctttcttagGGAATATAGTTTCAAAAAATATGGCGtttcttgattctataatcATTCCCTCATTTATATCGGGTACTTCCGATTTGTGTACCAAGAATCGGTACGTACTACTATTGTTTGCATATCCTATGAAGATGCAATCAACAGTTTTTGGTCCTATTTTTACTTGTTTGGGTTTTGGTACTTCAATTTTTGCtaagcacccccacacttttgtatatttataggacggcttcattcctttccataattcatatggagttttatcttgtttcttttggggtaatttattcaaaattttattagccgaaagaatagcttccccccacatgttatgtgacaggcctgagcttatcaacatagcattcatcatttctttcaatgTTCTATTCTTTCGTTCTGCAACACCATTTGATTGTGGAAAATAAGGTGCAGTCGTTTGATGAATAATGCCATTTTCACGACAAAATTCTTCAAAAGGTGCAACATACTCGCCACCTCGATCACTTTGAATCATTTTGATCTTGGTGTTAAGTTGATTCTCAACTTCATTTTTGTATGTTTTGAAAGCTTCGAATGCTTCGTCTTTGCTTCTCAAAAGATACACATAGCAAAatcttgtgcaatcgtctataaatgttataaaataattctttccacctcttgtttgcacaagttttaaatcacatagatcAGTGTGAATCAATTCAAGAGGTTTCGTTGATCGTTCCACTGAATGGAAAGGAGATTTTGCCATTTTagcttcaacacaaatttcacattttttgtGTTGGTCGAAAGTCAATTTTGGCAATAAATCTAAATTCACTAAACGACGTAGTGTGTTTAGATTAGCATGTCCTAATCTATCATGCCATAAATTAGGAGACTCAACCAAGTAGGTAACTTTGTCCTTTATTTCATTATTACAAAGTACATGGATAGCATTAAGCTTGAAAAGGCCATTATCTAAGTAGCCTTTTCCTATATAGCGACCATTCTTGGTCATTACAACTTTGTCTGCTTCAAATACTAGTCTAAATCCGGCGTTGCTCAAGGCAGATCCTGAGATCAGGTTTTTTCGGATGTCGGGAACATGCAACACTTTTTGCAGGGTTATCTTCAGTCCCGACGTCATCTTGAGCACAATGGTTCCAAGTCCGACGATCTTGGATGCGGCCGAATTGCCCATATACAATTTCCTATCTCCGAAAATAACTTCATAGGAGGAGAACATTGCTTTATCTGCGCAGATGTGCCTAGTAGCACCGGTGTCGATCCACTAACCTACTGGGCTGTCGACCATGTTGACCTCGTCTACGACGGCACATAAGTCGAGTTCGGCTAAGTCGAGGGGCACATGTTTCTCCTCCGTCACGTTGGCTTGATGGTGACTATTTTTCTTATCATTTTTCGGTTTGCGACAATCTTTCGCCATGTGCCCGGCTTTGCCGCAGTTGAAGCAATCGCCTTTGATCCTCTTTTGATTCTTCGAGTCTGGCCTTTTGCTTTTAAACTTGCGTTCTTCTTGTTGCTGGACTCAACCAGGTTTGCTTTTGCCTCCATAGAGGTTTTGTTCATTTTGTTGTCGGAGAGTCTATTGTCCTCTTCGATTCGCAAACGAACaatcaagtcttcaagtcccatctccttgcgtttgtgcttgagatagttcttgaagtccttccagagtggtggtaatttctctatcaTTGCAGCCacctgaaaggattcagacaaaaCCATACCTTCGGCAAGAATGTCGTGCATGATTAGTTGAATCTCTTGCACTTGTTCAACATTAGTCTTGCTATCCACCATTTTATAGTCCAGAAAACGACCGACTATAAATTTCTTCAAGCCGGCATCTTCTGATTTGTACTTCGTCTCCAATGAGTCCCATAACTCCTTAGACGTCTTGGTGCTAGAATAAACACTATAGAGAGTGTTGTCTAGCCCATTCAGAATGTAGTTGCGACACAGAAAGTCGCTGTGATGCCATGCATCATATGCGATACGCACTTGCGGATCAGTTTCGTCTTCCCCCACAGTTGGAGGAGACTCATTCAGAAAACGAGCCATATTCAAAGTAGTAAGATAAAAAAGCATCTTAGATTGCCAACGTTTAAACTCAAAACCTGAGAATTTTTCCAGCTTTTCGGCAGGTGCTGGAGCATTTGGAACGTTGATCGGAACAGTTGGAacgttgttgttgttggtgttgCTTCCTGTCGCCATCTTTCCACACTAATTTTGCCTTACGATTGTTATTtggtagtgtagaaaatagaatgaCGACAAATGTAAGGATGCAGAACCAAGGCGAGAATAAATTCTCTCTCCATAAGGTAAAATTACTTCCGCTCTGTGCTTgcggatctacagtaattgcccccaagatacaacaGTTTAGGGATGATAGACGAGTCATTAGCACTAGGAGTTCGCTTGATACTCGGGACTgagtatgtaaactaaactaatatgacaaattaattatctgaattcgttggtgtgtttaatctcattctggagggtcctatttatagtagtccaggggtttccttgaactgacgtgactgtttggccaaacaggaggtccgaactggcgtgtctcttcggtcctcaaCCGCTGCCACGTACCCTGTTAGGACAAACAGATCCGAaccatcgtgtctcttcggtccttaACCGTCACCACGTgcactgtttgggcaaacaggtggtccgaaccatGGATATCTTTGGGCAtcaattactcattcaattctttacagatttgaacaagtaaatataccaaattaatctactcaacatgtagattccaaaaatataatttaatatcattaattacaaagtaatcaTGACATTAAATAAGCTATTTATTCCAacatttaagtgctgcacgttggagtttagaagaattcagaagaattcgtcaaattcgcagctgaacagaccagtcagcttcaaaccttcgtttgaagcctcaaagatcctcaaatcgtattttgcccagaaataagACTTCTTCGTATTCGAGAGTGCTTTCAGTGGCCGCCTGTTttgcctgaatcggagttctgtggaggaagttatgttcgttctcccgaaactgccagaacttgatttcgtgcaaaaatctgactccagctgagatcttctgaactgtatcccgctcagctttcaccgttggatggacaacgttctatgaaagtgcCAAGGGAGAAACTGCCTACACATTTCTggcgcctctctgctctctcaaaaaccttaattaattagtgtgtattttcctgagagcagatagctgtatttaaataaataaatacgtgtgggcGCCAGTTTCTTAGTGTTAGGCATTTTCTCCCTctgctagggcaaggagactttgggccagtccagggaccagatacaaggaataaagatgggcctcaaataaattaattctccatggtcagcccagaccataattaatttataaatattagttcattccactagagaaccaatactaacttacccctttattgccggtgatgagtcggggcttgtatttagacttattaaatcttcgtatttaaaatatccgacatccattaattaattagagctctgacagcttaaattaattaatctctttgtaatccttaagcagtactactcaaaccttattattgtgcctgaacttaatcaacctgcagggtttaacgcaataaaccttattgagctccttaaggggatgtcattatcctataccgaatacgggtactaatacaaataatcaaatatcatatattgaccgctatcacccaagatatagagtactcaagttactatataactctcacccataataagtcaaagtgatatacgaatcaacatatatatttaaaatcttattagtattaagattctattaagtcaccgagatctttgattcttcacttaagtcagacagaagaatacatctcactgtggtcctatcaatacgttatgacgtaccagtatagacaagtagtcaagacaaactacttccatctataccgcagcctaaaccaatgactcgtcctaaagtcatctcgtctgtgatcattttatatctcttaaggttattccaattatatggtcttctgtgatctacaacacaccatataatctacttatatagagacaaaggacatacatatgcaatcatgaacacaatcagataagagattaaaatagtgaacttaggaaacattgtatacaagcataaaacgctcttgctttcagtatacaaatccaacaagttgctcattaattatttttatcgtggtatgtcttcttttgaCATGAGGATTGTTGATGCTGCTTGTGGAGGAAGTTTGACCAACAAGATCTTAGATGAAGCAAAACAATTAATTTTTGATATGGTCTCCAATGGTCAACAaaatgaggatgaggatgatgatagGTACAGGTCGGTCAACAGAGCAGAAGATGCATGTGTGAATGAGAAACTCGATGCTCTAACTTCCTTAGTTAGAGGCTCTGTTGGAGCTCAAATTTAGAAGGATAATCATCCAAATTTCAGCTGGAATGAATCGCCTGAATTTTTCACCAGCGCACAGTCGCAGGCTGggcggtatgcccataccaACCGCCCAGAGCCCAGTATGAGCGATATTCTTAAAAGTCTGGAACAGAGCAGTCATATTATTAATAATCTGGTACAAAGTCAGCAGGCTTTCCAGCAAGAGACGCAGGCTGCGGTGGGTAGTATGGGCATACAGATCACTCAACTCACCACTCAAGTGAACAAATTGCAAGCCAATCATGGAAAACTTCCATCTCAAGAAGTACATCCCAAGGAATATGTTTATGCTGTGAATTTCATGAGTAAGGAAGACTTCTTTGATCCAAAGCCCATGAAAGATGAAAATGAGAAGGAAGAGCAAGAAAGTGCTCAAAACGATGAAGTTGTCGAAGAGGCACAACAATATGAAAATCTCTCTTCTTCCGAGGTAGGTGTtgaatctaaaatttctaattctAAAGCACTAATTCCTTTCGCTTTTCCTTTCAGGTTGGCCCAAAACAAGGAAAAATTATGTGACAAGGAGATTTTGGAGATATTCATGATGAATAAAGAACCACCAGATCGAATATTATGATGAAATTCAAGGGTGTAAAGTGCAGTCGAACTCCACCAATGAAATTCACACTTGGCATCTGTCGcgcggtatgcccataccgacTAACACTGGACAAATTGTGCCTTCAATTGTGAAATTTTCAAAGCGGAAATTGAAACCACCTGATGATTGATCCAGTTTTAGGGAAGTTTTTGTTAGTTTCTTtcgtttttattaattttttctttctttttttctttttcctttcttttatgctttctttgttttgtgtCTTTGTTCTTAGTTTTTCTCCACACAATGAGGAcataagtgtgggggagttttTGTGTCTTTTATCTTGAGTCTGTGTGCTCGTTTTGTTTTGGGTGTCTTTTTGTGTTTGTTGGTCTATGGCAACTTTTCATGCGAGCATTTTGATTTGTTAGGATGAGCATATTGATATGGATTGTATGGTTGTTTTCTTGGATGATACAAAAATGTGTTGAAACCCATATGTGTTTGAGGATGACGAATGTGCAAATTGATCATTTTCGTTGAAAGCCACTTATATAGTGAGGATTGAGCCTTTTGAGCAATAATTTGAATGCTCCTTGCTTGTTCTTGATGAGTGTTATGCATACTTGACGTCTTGATATTCGGTTTGCCATGTTGccataatcaattttttttggaattagACTCATTTGTGAAGGTGATTTAGGCATTAGAAATGAACCTCATTGGCCTTAAAAATGTCATACCTTTCAATATCCCCTAGTGAGCCATTTTGAAGCCTTGACCCTTTTTATTGTTATATATGATTGAAGCCTCGAAAATTTTAGCCATTAGCCTTCTTTTAGCCTTGCTTTGTCCCTTTCCAACAAGATGCAAGTGGTTTTGTTTTGTGATATTACTTTGTTGGAAGAATAAGGTTGATTGAAATTTAGTGCTTGGTTGGAATGATTGAggattgaaattgaaattgacaAAAGAGGTTGTTGGTTGTTTAAGAATGAGGTGATGTTATGATGttagttcaaaaaaaaaatcgtgaaaAGTAccatatgcaaaaaaaaaaaaagagaaaaaagaagaagaagagaaaaaaaaatgaaaaagaaaagaaaagaaaagaatagaATGTTAGAATTTGAATGGTTATATATTGGGAATAAGGGTCGATTTGATTGAGTTTGATTTTGGGATTCGAATGTGGTGAACTACTTGCATTTTGTTGGTTTTATTAGCCTTATTTATCCACTTTTGTTTATCTTACCCATGCACCCTAACCCCATTACAACCTTGTGGAAAGACCTATTGATTCATGGATGAGTTCAGTTTTCGAATTAGAGATATTGACATAGTGGCAAACTTAAGCACCATTTCATATGATATAAGATATAAATCTTCATTTTTACTATATGCATTTAAAGTAATAGCAATATACATGCAATGTTCTAAAACCTTAAAAGTTAAAGCTAGTGCAATAATAAACACCCAATAAATCAGTTGTTGCATTTTCAAAAACATTTAAAAGTTGAAACAAATCATTATATTTTTTCCAATAATATGGCAACAAAGTCATATTAATCTCGGgagtaattctaaaaaaatcacataaatgtTCAATATGGTCCATGTTAGATGCAAGCATGACATATGTTGAATTCCAACATGTTGAAACGTCTTTAGCAAAATTTGTATAACGAATTTTTTTTACGACAACAATGTATTTGCCATTTTTTTGCAATATTCATTTTGGAATGTAAAAGTTTAACGGCGTTCCAAATGGCCCATTAAAAGCAGGGGAGCATGCAGCAACTAATTCGGGAATGGAGGCAGTGTTGGCAGCCTCATAATTTATGCATactctatttttggacactaccccaCACATAATTCTTACAATTTTACCTTTGAAACTTTCACTATTTACCGATAACCTACTTAATAATACCCTCAAtatgggaccctttctccactatcattattacaaacaactttttattaaaatccgtgccaaAGTCAACCATGCATAATTTTTGGGGACGGGGGAGTATTATATAAGCAAAAGAGTAACAAAAGAATAATAGAGTATGATAATAATAAGCAAGAGCAAGAGAGTAACAATAACAACTTAACAAAATCAATTTAGTAcataaagaatggaggagaaaTATAAGTAGAAGATAAGAGAGTGTAGAATTGTTAATACAATttgggtgtgtttgctttttatccctctaaatggagggataatataagGAGATATAAATTAATCCCTTCAAGTGGGGACCACATATTTTATAGTATCTTGTTTGGTTtgtgttgggtatcttcgcctagccagggttcaCCACTTGattcccgaacctcctgtcttccccactTGTGCTCAAGCACTTGACTCTTAGTCTTCTTTGTCTTctgctccttcttcttcttctgcttcagaTCTGCACaataagagaaagaaaaagagtaaaATAGATACAAGAGAAGGAAGATAAAGAAAAGAGAGTTCAAAgaggggaaaaggtgtcctcgggacacggtggggctcagattttccccagAACTCGGCAACCCTTACGGCAGTTGTTCGATCAAGGCCAAAGTGACGGATATGGAGCTGCTTCTCAGATCTCAGCAGagccaccaacagcaggagccaagTACAGAACTCCGGCGACTCAGATCTActcaggtaaccaccaaacagggctccgGTGGTCAGGAAAGCCCGGTGATACCTCCACTCACACAGGGAATCCCGTACTATCAAAGAAACAACAACACttgaaaggaatagcagagcctttctCACTTTGATAATAACGGTTATCCCAACATGAGAGAGCATCAGGGTTTTAAGGAGAGCAGCAGCAACGGTAGGGTAAAACGCCATTGAAGGCGCTGGAGAAATCAAGGCAAAAGGGCGGTGGGAGGGTGGAGGAGCCGAGGAGTtggggagagagaagaaagggAAAGGAAAGCGGCGCTgagagaagtgagagagagtggggcTCGGGTGGGGTATATCTGAGGGtgagtgggctagggtttgggaatggGCTCGGTTCTGGGCCCAAGAGATGGCCCAGACAAAAGAAAgataaatgagaaatgggccaacctcacatatccacctttggcacatTGATCATTTAGTCACCATGGAAGGGCCATCCATTGAGTTGGAGTTGTCATCACAGCCCCTATTTTTACTATCATCCTATCACAAAGACAAGACAATAGAGG
This window encodes:
- the LOC131011021 gene encoding uncharacterized protein LOC131011021, with protein sequence MATGSNTNNNNVPTVPINVPNAPAPAEKLEKFSGFEFKRWQSKMLFYLTTLNMARFLNESPPTVGEDETDPQVRIAYDAWHHSDFLCRNYILNGLDNTLYSVYSSTKTSKELWDSLETKYKSEDAGLKKFIVGRFLDYKMVDSKTNVEQVQEIQLIMHDILAEGMVLSESFQVAAMIEKLPPLWKDFKNYLKHKRKEMGLEDLIVRLRIEEDNRLSDNKMNKTSMEAKANLVESSNKKNASLKAKGQTRRIKRGSKAIASTAAKPGTWRKIVANRKMIRKIVTIKPT